In one Candidatus Delongbacteria bacterium genomic region, the following are encoded:
- a CDS encoding nuclear transport factor 2 family protein, with the protein MASEPGAERHPQWERVEAVIRASIAWADDKDLALLYDSLVPDARLFLFHPDDESTIAGFPAFQEMAERVFLNPAFRATGFCIRELRIDFSPAGDVAWFSARLDDHGEWDGRPIGWENARWTGVLVQQAGQWKIIQMHFSLPTG; encoded by the coding sequence ATGGCAAGCGAACCCGGCGCGGAGCGCCATCCCCAGTGGGAGCGGGTGGAGGCGGTGATCCGCGCCAGCATCGCCTGGGCGGACGACAAGGACCTGGCCCTGCTCTACGATTCCCTGGTTCCGGACGCCCGCCTCTTTCTCTTCCACCCCGACGACGAGAGCACCATCGCAGGCTTTCCGGCCTTCCAGGAAATGGCCGAGCGCGTCTTCCTGAACCCGGCCTTCCGGGCCACGGGCTTCTGCATCCGCGAATTGCGCATCGATTTCTCCCCGGCCGGCGACGTGGCTTGGTTCTCCGCCCGGCTGGACGATCACGGCGAGTGGGACGGCCGCCCCATCGGTTGGGAGAACGCGCGCTGGACGGGCGTGCTGGTCCAGCAGGCCGGCCAGTGGAAGATCATCCAGATGCACTTTTCCCTGCCCACCGGCTGA